ATATACTACCGCGCGGCTGATGGCAGCCCGTTTGGTGAGGCGTTCCGGAATCTGGTAGCCGATCTGCAGGTTCTTCAGTTTCAGATAAGACGCATTGTAGAGGTAGAAATAGTTGTCCTGGCTATTCTGCGGATCTGTATTGAGTTTCAGGCGGGGATATTTACCATTGATATTATTGGCAGGATCAGATGGGTTGGCATCATTATAATAATAGTGATCGTTGGCAACATCCAGTCCGATGGCATTACCATTAGACGTAACGGAGCTCAGGTATCCGCGGTCATTGTAGTAGTACTGAAGTCCTGCGCTGCCGGCCCATATCATATTAAGATAGAGCCCTTTCCAGGAGGCGCTGATATTAAAGCCATAGTTGTATTTAGGCGTACCGCTGGAACCGGAAAAGGTCCTGTCGTAGTTATTGCCATAAATACCATCACCGTTAGTATCTGCGTAGATGAAATCACCGTACCAGATTTTTCCCTTGTCCACGCCCTGTGCAGGCAGGAAAGTGTAACCTGCGGCCATCATGGCTTTCAGCCAGTCCATATCCTGCGGCGTGCGGATCATGCCGTCTTTGGGGCCGCCATTAATATTCACGCTGCCATCGGCATTGAAGTGGCTGCCATTGCCCTGATACAGTTTCTGGAGATAATATTCATCGATCTGATGGCCTTCCACGCGGTACCTGTTACCGTTGTTGGCAGCTACTTTCCCGATATTGGACGACCATACTTTGTTACCGCCGGCGTCGGTGGTATAACCTTCCTGGAAGGCGCCGCGGTAGCTGGTGATCACGTTTTTATTATAGGAGAAGTTACCGCCGACGGTAATGTCCACTTCGCCAAATTTGCGGTTATAGCTGGCTACTACTTCAATCCCTTTATTGGAAACAGTGGCCGTATTAACGGTAGGAGGCGCGGCATTGCCTACAGTCAGCGGTATCGGCGGCGTGGTAATGATGCCGTCGGTCGTTTTGCTGTAATAGTCTACGGAGATATTCAGTGCATTGTTCAGCAGGGTTGCGTCCAGTCCGATATCCGCGATGGCTGTAGCTTCCCAGAGCAGGCCGGGGTTTCCGAATTTGGTGACTGCCAGGGCATTCACTGCGGTGTTGTTATAAGAATAATACACCGGGTTATAAAGGGTCTGGTAGTCATAGTTGCCCTGGGACCTGTCGCCGCCGCCGTTGTTGCCTAATTTACCCCAGGAGCCGCGCAGTTTCAACTGTTGGAAATTGCGCAGTGATTCTTTCAGGAATGATTCCTCTGTCAGGCGCCAGCCTGCTGAAAAAGAGGGGTAGTAACCCCAGCGGGAGGCAGGTGCAAAGCGGGAAGAACCATCATACCGGAGATTAGCTTCAAACAGGTATTTATCACGGTAGGCATAATTTAAACGGCCAAACCAGCTGCGGAGCGCATTATCATATTCTGTTCCGTCAAATACGTTGTTGGTGTTACCGGCCACATTGATGTTTGTGACTTCTTCCGATACCAGGCCTTTCCTGCTGGTAAAATCGCGGTTATAATAGTAGTAGGTCTGGTTATAACCTGCCAGGGCGGCAAAATCGTGCCCGCCCTTAAACTGTGTATGGTAACGTAATACGTTGTCAAACGTGGTGGTAAAGTCTTTGTTATGCTCTACGCTGGTCGTGAGCTGGTCGGGCGTGGCGGCCGGTTGCCTGGCTACGTTGTTGGCCAGGTCCCATTTGGCAAAAGGTACGTCGTGGTATTGCATGTCCCGGAACCGTGTCTGATAGTTGAATTTGGTTTCAAATGTCAGTCCGCGCAACAGGGAGAGGTTGGCATACACGGTGGAGTTAAAACGGTTCTGCACATTTTTGCCGGCAACGTTGTTCAGGTACAGCAGGATGTTATTGGCTGTCTGGGATTCTTCTATAGCGGTAGGGAAGCCGTATTTGCCTTCATATCTCGCCGGAACGCCGGGCGTTGTCTGGCGGAGGTAGTTAAAGGCATTGTCTGTATTTCCCATGCCGAAAAGTTCCTGGGAGGCAAATGTCTGAGTACCGACGGTAATATACCGGTTGATTTTACTGTCGAGGTTCAGGCGTATCTGGTAGCGTTTAGCCTCGGTATGTTCCATGGTGCCGGGGTTGTTCTGAAAGCCGCCGGACACGAGGAAAGTGGATTTTTCGCTGCCACCGGAAACGGATATATTATGCTGTTGCAGAATGCTGTGTTTAAAAACGGTGTTGGCCCAGTCGGTATTGGCATATACTACTGAGTTAGGTATCCCTGCAGCATTCAGGTCATCGGGATGAGCGTTGGCATTCACCCAGGTATCGATGGTTTGTTGTTTGAACAGCTCTGACTGGCCGAGGTTGCGGGCGCTTTCGTTATACAGTTTCATATAACGCACATAGTCATTCACGAACTTCGGCATATTGGCCGGCTGAATGGAAGACAGGGTACCGCTATACGTAACGGTAGTACGATTACGGTTGCCTTTTTTGGTGGTAATGAGGATTACGCCGTTGGCTGCCAACGTACCATATATAGAGGACGAGGCAGCGTCTTTCAGTACGGAAATACTTTCAATATCGGTGGGGTTAACTGCGTCCATGCTGCCGATGATACCGTCGATCACTACCAGCGGATCGCTGTTGTTGAGCGTGCCTACGCCACGTACCCGGATGGTGGCGCCGTCGGAGCCGGGCTTACCGGAGCTCTGGCGCACCTGCAAACCGGGGCTGAGGCCGGCCAATGCGCTGGACACATTGGTGACCGGTCTGTTTTCCAGGCTTTTGCTGGTCACCGTGGCAACGGCCCCGGTGAGGTTTACTCTTTTCTGGGTGGCGTATCCTACCACTACCACATCCACCAGGTCAGCGTTCTTTTGTTTCAGGGTAACGGTAACGGTTGTACGCCCCTGCAAATTGATCTCCTGTCTTTCAAAGCCGATGTAGTCCACTACCAGGACGGCATTGGCGGCGTCCGCATCTTTAATGAGGAATTCACCTTTCTCGTCTGTCACCACCCGTTTGGCAGTACCTTTTAATACAATGGAAGCTCCCGGCAGGCTCTCTCCTTTGTCGTTTACCACGCGTCCGCGCAGGTCTTCCTGTGGTGCAGCCAGCAGTGTCTTTTCTTTTTTGGCATCTACCACAATCACTTTATCCACAATGGAATAAGTAAGTGGTTGCCCATGGAAGCAGATATCCAATGCCGCTTTCAGGTCCACATCGGTAACAGAGATGGTTACACGCTGTGCCCGGGCCAGCATTTCATTCCGGTACATAAAACTGTATCCGGTTTGTTGGGTAATACTTTTGAAGATATCGGCCAGCGCCGCATTGCGCTGATGTAATGTTAATGTCTGGGCATAGGCTGAAGCGATTGCCTGCAGGGAGATCAACACCAACAGAAAAGCTGTCAGCTTAATGACCCGGATGGTTTTAAAGAAGTGGAACCCGGGGGCATACGAAGCCCCCTTGTACTGAGGATTACTCATACATCACAGTGTTTGGTAAAGGTTATTGGTACCGGAATAGTTTAGTTATGGACAACAGAAGACCATAACGCAGATGTTACATCTGGCTTTAAGATGAAATGTTCATTGTTCTGATTGCTTTTTTCGACTTAGATTTTTACTTCGATTTAGATTGGATTTTTTTCGATTTAGACTAGACTTAGATTTATATGATTTAGATTTAGACGATGATTATTGATGATGAACAGTGAGCCTGCGATTATCCAGCTTACAGTGAACACCGCTCAGCTCCAGCATCCTGATAATATTGTCCAGGCTGGTATTTCTGGGAAAAGACGCCGTAAGATGTTCGTCCGGCACCCCTGCTTCAAATTGCAGTTCCAGGTCATACCATCTGGCCAGCTGCCTTAAGGCTACTCCCACTTCCTCTCCCGCAAACTCGAATTTCCCATTTTTCCAGGCCAGCACGGAATTGATGTCCGCATTGGTGATGGCGAACTGCCGCGCATCGTCCCATACGGCCTGTTGCCCTGGCAACAGATGTTTGGTTGAATTGCCGGCGTTTACGTTTACCGCTCCGGTTATCAGGGTTGTTTTGATGTTTTTCTCTTCGGGATAGGCCGTCACATTAAAGGAGGTGCCCAGTACCTGTACTTCCATGTTATTGACCCGGACAGTGAAAGGTTTGTTTTTATCCGGCGTGATGTCGAAATAGGCTTCCCCTGTCAATTCCACTGTCCGGTGCCGGCTGTTAAAGCTCACGGGGTATTTCAATGAACTGGCCGCATTGAGCCACACTTTACTGCCATCTGGCAGCACTACCGCAAACTGGCCGCCCTGCGGGGTCTTCAGGGTATTGTATTTCATATCTTCCTGATTGCCGGCCTGGTCATATACCAGCGCTTCCCCTTGTACCCGTGCGGCGCCTACTGTTTGCCGGGTGCTGTCGTTCAGCGTTATGGCGCTGCCATCATCCAGCAGCAGTATGGCTTTGTTGCTTCCCGGCAGCACAGGCGCGGAAGTTTTCGTTGCCGCCCCTCCGGCAGCAAGACGTGTATTTTTACGGCCGGAAAGGGACCACAGCCCGGCGCCCAGCACCAGCGCGATACCGGCCGCAACGGCGGTGCGTTTCAGCCACAGCGGCAATATTTTACCGCGGGTAGGGGCCGGCTGCATCAGCGCTGCCAACTTTGCGTCCATTCTGCTGAAAATTTCTTCCTTGCTGAAGCCTTCTTCCGGTGTTACCTCCACCTGCCCGTCATCGAAAGAGTGATACCACTGATTTACCAGCGCGCATTCTTCCGGGGAGGCTTCTCCCCGCAAATATTTTTCGACAGCGCTTAACAGATCCTGGTTTTCTTTCATAACGGATAATTACAGTCATTAGTCGAACAACCGGAACGAATCCCCTACGCTGTCCGAAAAAAAATTAAAAAAAAATGGAAAATATATGCCGGATGCTTCCCTTAAGCTGACGCAAAGCCTTTGTAAGCTGGTTTTCCACCGTTTTGCTGGAGATATTGAGGACCTGGGCGATTTCTTTTACCGGCATGCCCTGTTCACGGCTGTAGCGGAATATTAACTGGCATTTTTCGGGGAGCTTGTTCACTTCCTGCTGCAGCAGCTGCAGGATATGTTTCTGCTGGAGCGCCGTGTCGGGTTCCGGCACACTGACCGGTATCGTGGTTTGGTATACTTCCTGGTATTGGCGCAACAGTTGTTCACGACGGAAGCGGTCCAGCACTTTGTATTTTACGGCCGTGGCCAGGTAGGCGCCGGCGTTGCTGATCTGGTGGTTATGCCGTTGGTTCCACAGGCTGACAAATACATCCTGTACAATATCTTCCGCCGCCTGGATGTCTGACAGCCTGTTAAAGGCCACTGCCAGCAATTTTTCGCGATAGGTCCCGTAAATTTCGGCAAATGCGGTTTCATCATCCTCCCGCAGACGCTCCATCCATAAGGTATCTGTATTTGGTTGACCAGTCATTCCTCTATTGTACAAGTAGTATATGCGATATTAGAGATTATTTTCGTCCTTTCATATATTTATCACAAAATCTTTCGCTAAAGCGGGGCGGGATGCGAAATGCCCTGGTGAAGACTGGCCGACCGGTCTTTTTCCCGTTGCCCGGGCGGGAAAGTTAACACTTTATAACAGTCGCGTTTTTCCGGACACCCTTCCCCAGGCCCTTAAATCCGCCACCACATTGACCTTCCCCCTAAAAAGAGAAAGTTATGTCATATAATCTTAATGAATATGCTTATCTATAACAATAAGTAACTAAATTTGCGCTCTAACTTTTTTTATTAAAGTAAAAAATATGCGTACTGTTACACTGAAAAGGGTTGTGGTTACCGGCTTGGGAGCACTAACACCTATCGGGAATGATGTAAATACTTTTTGGAGCAATCTGAAGGCAGGCGTAAGCGGCGCCGGTCCCATCACTAAATTTGACACCACAGAGTTCAAAACCAAATTTGCCTGTGAAGTCAAAGGTTTTGATGTGGAAAAATATATGGACAAAAAGGAAGCCCGCAAGATGGACAACTTCACGCAGTACGCCATGGCAGCTGCACATGAAGCGGTAGCAGACGCAGGTCTCAACAAGGAAGGCATTGACAAAACTAAAATAGGCGTGATCTGGGCTTCCGGTAACGGCGGCATGCTCACGTTCGAGGAACAGATCGTTGAATTTACACAGGCCAACTTTGTGCCTAAGTTCAACCCGTTCTTTATTCCCAAACTGATTTGTGATATCGCGGCAGGACAGATTGCCATGAAATACGGTTTCATGGGCATCAACTTCTGCACCGTGTCTGCCTGCGCCTCTTCTACCAGCGCTCTCGTAGACGCTTTCAACTATATCCGCCTTGGTAAGGCCAATGTGATCGTTACCGGCGGTTCCGAAGCACCGGTAACCCGCGCAGGCATCGCCGGCTTTAACGCCCTCAAAGCGCTGTCTACCCGCAACGAAGACCCGCAACATGCTTCCCGCCCGTTCGATACAGAACGTGACGGCTTCGTGATGGGTGAAGGCGCCGGCGCCATCGTCCTCGAAGAATATGAACACGCGATCGCCAGAGGTGCTACCATCTATGGTGAAATGATCGGCGGCGCCATGACCTGCGACGCCTACCACCTCACCGCCACCCACCCCGAAGGCCTCGGCGCCAGACTGGGCATGGAACAGGCACTGGAAGACGCTGGTATCACCACCGCCGACGTTGACTACATCAACTCCCACACCACCTCCACTCCGGTAGGCGATGTGAGCGAACTGAAAGCCATCGTGACCGCCTTCGGCGAACACGTTGAAAAAGTTAACATCAGCGCCACCAAATCCATGACAGGCCACCTGCTGGGCGCTGCCGGCGCTATCGAGGCGATTGCCTGTATCAAGGCCACCCAGGAAGATATCGTGCCGCCAACCATCAACACTACCGTGCTGGGCGAAGGCATCCCGACCAACCTGAACCTCACCCTCGGCAAAGCACAAAGCCGTCCGGTAAATATCGCTATGAGCAATACCTTCGGATTCGGAGGCCACAACGCCATCGTGGTATTTAAAAAATATACCAAATAAGCAGGTAACTGCCCGAAAATAGCTGTCAGCGAAGATCTTCCCAAAAAGGTCTTCGCTGCTCTTTTTTATGCCCCCTTCATTTCGGAATTCGTAATCCGTTATTCGTAATTATGGCGTAGCTTAGTAGTTTAATATTATGGCAAAGAAAAAAGAGAATGTAACCGCTGCCCCCGCTCCGGAAATCACGGCAGATGACCAGATTGAAGTATTTGGCGCACGGGAGCATAACCTGAAAAACCTCGACCTGCAGTTGCCCAAAAATAAGCTGGTTGTCATCACCGGCATCAGCGGAAGTGGAAAATCCTCCCTGGCTTTTGATACTATTTACGCTGAAGGACAACGCCGATACATGGAAAGTTTTTCCGCTTATGCCCGCCAGTTTATCGGCGACATGGAAAGACCCGATGTGGACAAAATCACCGGTCTGTCTCCCGTTATCTCCATAGAACAAAAAACGACGAATAAAAACCCGCGCTCAACGGTAGGCACCATCACAGAAATCTATGACTTTCTGCGACTGCTCTTCGCCCGCGCAGGACAAGCATACTCCTACAATACCAACAAGCGCATGACGCGCTTCTCGGAAGAAGAGATACTCGAACATATCTTCAAACACTATCCTAAAAAGAAACTCGTCATCCTCGCACCCATGGTGCGCGGCCGTAAAGGACACTACCGGGAACTGTTTGAACAGGTACGTAAACAGGGCTATCTCAAAGTAAGGGTAGACGGCGAAATACTCGACCTGAAAGAAAGAATGCAGGTGGACCGCTACAAAATCCACGACATCGAACTGGTGATAGACCGTGTACAGGTGCAGGACGATGCCCGCACCCGCATCAGCCAGAGCGTGCAGAAAGCCCTTACCATGGGCAAAGGCCTGCTGTTTGTCATGGACAATGATACCAACAAGGTTAGCCAGTACAGCAAACAACTGATGTGCGAAGATACCGGCATCTCTTATGAGGAACCATCGCCCAACACCTTCTCCTTTAACTCGCCCTATGGCGCCTGCCCACGCTGTAAAGGGCTCGGCACCATCTACCAGATCGATATGGACGCCATCATCCCCGATGAAAGCGCCTCCATCGAAAGCGGCGGCCTCAAACCACTGGGCGAAGCCAGGGACACCTTCACCTACAAACAGGTGCAGCAGCTGGCCAAAAAATATAAATTCTCCCTCACCGGACCTATCTCCGCTATTCCCGACAAAGCCCGTAACGTACTGCTGTTTGGCGATGAAAACGGGAAGCTGGAAGTAGACCTCTCTTTCGACGAAAGTTCGGACACCACCAAATACTCCACAGAATTTGAAGGAGTGGTAAATACCGTGCGCCGCTATTTCAATGACAGCAGCTCCGACCATGTGCGCGCCTGGGCCGAAAGTTTTATGGCCCTCAGCACCTGCCCGGAATGTAACGGCACCCGCCTCAAAAAGGAAAGCCTCTTCTTCAAAATAGATGAGAAAAATATTTCCGAACTGGGCAACATGGACCTTGACCACCTGCTGAACTGGTTCCGGAACATCGAAGAGCGGCTGGAGAAAAAACAAAACGCCATCGCCAAAGACATCCTGAAAGAAATACGGGAACGCCTTGGGTTCCTGCTCAACGTTGGCCTCAACTACCTGACGCTCAACAGGCCCACGCGCACGCTCAGCGGTGGCGAATCACAACGTATCCGCCTCGCCACGCAGATAGGCTCCCAGCTGATGGGCATCACCTATATCCTCGATGAGCCCAGTATCGGCCTGCACCAGCGCGACAATATGCAACTGATCGACGCCCTCCGCAACCTGCGCGAAATGGGTAACACCGTGATCGTGGTGGAACATGACAAAGACATCATGCTGCATGCCGATCACCTGGTAGACATCGGTCCCGGCGCCGGAAAACACGGCGGCCAGATCATCGCACAGGGCACGCCCAACCAGATACTGAAACTTAATACGCCCACCGCCGGTTACCTCAATGGTAAACGTGCCATGGAAATACCCGCCGAACGCCGCAAAGGCAACGGCAACAGCCTTGAACTGAAAGGCGCCACCGGCAACAACCTGAAAAATGTCAGCGTGAAGCTGCCGCTCGGCACTTTCATCTGCGTGACAGGCGTTTCCGGTAGTGGCAAATCCACCCTGATCAACGAAACACTGTACCCGATACTCTCCAAACACGCCTACGATTCCAAAGCGGTGCCCATGCCGTATAAAAGCATCAAAGGCCTGGAGCATATCGACAAAGTGATCGAGATAGACCAGTCGCCCATTGGCCGTACACCACGCAGCAACCCTGCCACCTACTGCGGTTTCTTTACCGATATCCGCACCCTCTTTGCCTCTGTGCCCGAAGCCAAAATCCGCGGGTACAATGCCGGCCGTTTCTCTTTCAACGTGAAAACAGGCCGCTGCGACGTTTGTGAAGGCGGCGGCATGCGCGTGATTGAAATGAACTTCCTGCCGGACGTATATGTGCACTGCGAAAAATGTAACGGCCGCCGTTACAACCGTGAAACACTGGAGATACGCTACAAAGGCAAATCCATCTCCGACGTGCTGGACATGACGGTAGACGAAGCAGTGGAATTCTTCCAGGCCGTTCCATGGATACACCGCAAAATTAAAACGCTGCAGGATGTAGGCCTGGGTTATATCACCCTCGGCCAGTCGGCCGTAACCCTCTCCGGTGGCGAAGCGCAACGGGTAAAACTGGCAACGGAGCTTTCCAAAAAGGATACCGGCAAAACCATTTATATCCTCGACGAGCCTACTACAGGACTGCATTTCCAGGATATCGTGCTGTTGCTCAAAGTGCTGAACAAGCTGGTGGACCGCGGCAATACCGTACTGGTGATAGAACACAACCTCGATGTGATCAAGATGGCCGATCACATTGTGGACCTCGGCCCCGAAGGCGGCGCCGGCGGCGGCACTATCCTCTGTACCGGTACGCCCGAACAGGTGAGCACCTGTAAAGACAGCCATACCGCCCGATTCCTCAAAAAGGAGCTGGGAATTTAATATCTTGCCAACCGTAAATCAAGTAATGAGAACGTTATACCAGATATTACTCACCTGCTCCGTGCTAATCGGCATGCTCGCCTGTGAGAATGAAACCAAGGTGTGCGACCAAACGCTCCGGGCGGATTTTCACGTGCGTTTTCAGCGTGACTCCCTCCTCAGGGTAGGCGATACCATCCTGCACAACGTGCGCGACACCATCATGCCCAAAGTGACCGTGTATGCCATCGATAATGGCGTTAACAGGGACTCTATCTACAAAATAAAACCGCTGAAGGAAATCTTCCTGCCCTTTTCTCCCGTATCGGACAGCTGCACCTTCTTTCTGCGGGTAGATTCCACCCTGACACCGGACACGCTTAAATTTAAGTACACCCGTACTAAAAAATTTATATCCCCGGGCTGCGGATTCGGCACCACCTTTACACTGGATACCGTTATCGCTACCAAAAACACCATCGATTCTGTAGTTATTAACTCAAAGGCAGTCACCAGCAGTAATGATACGCACCTTACTTTGTTTTTCTTTAATCAGTAGTATCCTGATTGGCCTCGCCGCAAAGGCACAGACACCGGCCAAACCGGCAGCCGCCAAAACCGCTGCCAAAACAGATACTACCCGTAAACCGGCGAAGGACACCACGGTCATTATACCCGTGAAGGACAGTGTCGTACATATGCAGGGCGGCCTCCGCGTGGGACTGGACCTGAGCCGCATCGTGACGTCTATCTACTATCCCTACCGCAAGGAAGGGACAGCCGTGGCCGACCTGCGCCTCAACAGCGATCTGTACGCAGCGGCGGAAGTAGGATATACCAATACGCCCTACAGTGACGCTAACTACACCTATAAGGGCAGCGGCGCCTTTATCACCCTCGGGATAGACTATAACTTCATGAAAAGACTGTACCCGTCAGAGAAAAATATGTTCTTCGGCGGTATCCGGTACGGATTTTCACACCTCACCTACGAAGTGCCCACCTATAAGATCACCAGCAGCTACTGGGGCAACGACCTTACCGGCTCCATACCCAAAACCAGCGTCAATGCCCATTGGGTGGAACTGGTGCTGGGACTCAAAGCGGAAGTGCTGAAAAACTTCTTCCTGAGCTGGAGCCTGCACGAACGCATTATGATCAATAATGTTAAGTCTGATGAGTTTACACCGCTGGTCATTCCCGGCTTCGGCAGCGGCTCCAAAAAATCCGTGTTCGATATGCAGTACACGGTATCATACCTGTTCCCGCTCTACAAGATAACCCAACATGTAAAGTTGCCGGCGAACGATAAAAACAAAAAGAAGAAAAAATAAATTAATTACGAATTACAAATTACGAATTACGAATTGAGGGCTGTTCTATAGAACGGTTAGTAAGTAACCGTTTTGTAAAGCAGCCCTCAATTCGTAATTCGTAATTCGTAATTCGTAATTTGTAATTTGTAATTGATTTTCAGGGTCGCACCATTTCGATGTGCGGTATACCATCTTCCATATACGTATCGCTGGTCTGTTCAAAACCCAGTGATGTATAAAAGCGGTGCAGGTATTGTTGCGCGCCAATCTTAATCGGTCCTTTCCCGTATGCCTCTTCCACCGCAGCAATGGATTTTTCCATCAGCAGGCGGCCCGCACCGGAGCCTCTCACCAGCGATGACGTGATCACCCTTCCAATGGAAGCCTCCGTATATTTGATCCCCGGTGCAAACAACCGGGTATATGCCACCAACCGGCCATCTTCGTTACGCCCCATGAGGTGCAACGCTTTCTGGTCAGCATTGTCCAGGTCCTGATAAGCGCAATGCTGCTCTACTACAAATATCTCACTGCGTAATTGCAGCACATCATACAGTTCCTGTACGGTCAGCTCGTCAAATGCTTTAATTTTCCAGTTCATCGTATGCCGGTTTATCATAAAAATAACGGAAGCTTTCAATATTCCTGTTATTTTTATAAGTGATATTAATGCCTCTTAGCCCAATCAGGAAATCATGGAAGAAACAAAACACCCTTTCCTCTCACTGGAACATATCACTGTAAGATATCTCGACAAAACACTTTTCAACACCCTCAACTGGGAAATACAACAGCACGAACAATGGGCCATTACAGGCCCCAGTGGCTCCGGCAAGACTGCCCTTCTCAATACCATTCTCGGTAAATTCAATGTTATCAACGGCGGTATCCACCATCACTTTTATGAGGACTGGAGAAAGGAAAACACCGTTACCGACCCATACTTCAACTATCGCAACCTGATAGCGCTGGTAGGGCATCACCATACTTTCCGGAACCTCTCCAATACCACCACCGATTTCTACTATCAGCAGCGGTTCAACAGTATGGACGCCGACAATTCCCCCACTGTTACCGAATACCTCGGGCTTACGGAAGTGCCCGACCTGGTAAAACCGCTGAAAATAGCGCCGTTGATGGAAAAAAGGCTCATTAAGCTGTCCAACGGAGAAACACGCCGCGTCATGATCGCGCGGGCACTGCTGCAAAAACCGCAGCTGCTTATGCTCGACAATCCCTACATCGGGCTGGACGTGCAAACCCGGAAAGATTTTTCCGAAATGATCAATGAGATCATCCGCAATGGCACAACGGTGCTGCTGGCCACCACGCCGACTGAAATACCGGAACACATTACCCATGTGCTGACGCTGGAAAACGGCGCTATCACGGGCAAGTATACACGCAGTGAGTTTGTGCAGCTGCCATTGCCCGAAGTGCCTGATCTGCCGCTACCGGCCATGGAAGCACAGAAAATAGCCGATATCCTGCAACGGCATCAGCCACCCCGCTTCGAAACCATCGTGCGCATGGAGGACGTCCGGGTGAAATATGGGGAAAACGTGATCCTCGACCAGATCAACTGGACAATAAAACCGAATGAAAAATGGGCGCTGCTCGGGCATAACGGCGCCGGTAAATCCACCCTGCTAAGCCTCATCAATGGTGACAATCCACAGGCATATGCCAACAAACTATGGTTGTTTGACCGCCGCCGCGGCAGTGGTGAGAGCATCTGGGACATCAAGAAAAAAACCGGCTTCGTATCTCCGGAACTGCACCAGTACTTTACTTCCCGTGATAACTGTCTGCGCGTGGTATGCTCCGGCTTCTCCGATATTATCGGTAACACCAGGCAACCTACTCCCGAACAGGCCGATATCGCCAAAGCATGGATGGAAATACTGGAGATCGAGGAACATCAGCAATCTCCATTCAAACAGGTGCCTGAAAGCGCCCAGCGCCTTTGCCTGCTGGCCAGGGCCCTCGTTAAAAATCCGCCCCTGCTGATCTTCGACGAGCCATGCCAGGGCCTGGACCAGCAACAGAAACAACACTTCAAAAAAGTGATCGAGATGCTGTGCGACCATATGCCTGTCACGCTGATCTATGTAACGCATTATGAAGAAGAATTACCTGACTGTGTAGATAAGTTTATGCGTCTCGCCAACGGCAAAATGATATAGTTTTTAATTACTAAAAAGAAGACTGTTTGGTTATTTGAAAACCTTGCCGGTATT
The Chitinophaga varians genome window above contains:
- the uvrA gene encoding excinuclease ABC subunit UvrA — protein: MAKKKENVTAAPAPEITADDQIEVFGAREHNLKNLDLQLPKNKLVVITGISGSGKSSLAFDTIYAEGQRRYMESFSAYARQFIGDMERPDVDKITGLSPVISIEQKTTNKNPRSTVGTITEIYDFLRLLFARAGQAYSYNTNKRMTRFSEEEILEHIFKHYPKKKLVILAPMVRGRKGHYRELFEQVRKQGYLKVRVDGEILDLKERMQVDRYKIHDIELVIDRVQVQDDARTRISQSVQKALTMGKGLLFVMDNDTNKVSQYSKQLMCEDTGISYEEPSPNTFSFNSPYGACPRCKGLGTIYQIDMDAIIPDESASIESGGLKPLGEARDTFTYKQVQQLAKKYKFSLTGPISAIPDKARNVLLFGDENGKLEVDLSFDESSDTTKYSTEFEGVVNTVRRYFNDSSSDHVRAWAESFMALSTCPECNGTRLKKESLFFKIDEKNISELGNMDLDHLLNWFRNIEERLEKKQNAIAKDILKEIRERLGFLLNVGLNYLTLNRPTRTLSGGESQRIRLATQIGSQLMGITYILDEPSIGLHQRDNMQLIDALRNLREMGNTVIVVEHDKDIMLHADHLVDIGPGAGKHGGQIIAQGTPNQILKLNTPTAGYLNGKRAMEIPAERRKGNGNSLELKGATGNNLKNVSVKLPLGTFICVTGVSGSGKSTLINETLYPILSKHAYDSKAVPMPYKSIKGLEHIDKVIEIDQSPIGRTPRSNPATYCGFFTDIRTLFASVPEAKIRGYNAGRFSFNVKTGRCDVCEGGGMRVIEMNFLPDVYVHCEKCNGRRYNRETLEIRYKGKSISDVLDMTVDEAVEFFQAVPWIHRKIKTLQDVGLGYITLGQSAVTLSGGEAQRVKLATELSKKDTGKTIYILDEPTTGLHFQDIVLLLKVLNKLVDRGNTVLVIEHNLDVIKMADHIVDLGPEGGAGGGTILCTGTPEQVSTCKDSHTARFLKKELGI
- a CDS encoding DUF6452 family protein; translated protein: MRTLYQILLTCSVLIGMLACENETKVCDQTLRADFHVRFQRDSLLRVGDTILHNVRDTIMPKVTVYAIDNGVNRDSIYKIKPLKEIFLPFSPVSDSCTFFLRVDSTLTPDTLKFKYTRTKKFISPGCGFGTTFTLDTVIATKNTIDSVVINSKAVTSSNDTHLTLFFFNQ
- a CDS encoding DUF6048 family protein, which gives rise to MIRTLLCFSLISSILIGLAAKAQTPAKPAAAKTAAKTDTTRKPAKDTTVIIPVKDSVVHMQGGLRVGLDLSRIVTSIYYPYRKEGTAVADLRLNSDLYAAAEVGYTNTPYSDANYTYKGSGAFITLGIDYNFMKRLYPSEKNMFFGGIRYGFSHLTYEVPTYKITSSYWGNDLTGSIPKTSVNAHWVELVLGLKAEVLKNFFLSWSLHERIMINNVKSDEFTPLVIPGFGSGSKKSVFDMQYTVSYLFPLYKITQHVKLPANDKNKKKKK
- a CDS encoding GNAT family N-acetyltransferase, whose product is MNWKIKAFDELTVQELYDVLQLRSEIFVVEQHCAYQDLDNADQKALHLMGRNEDGRLVAYTRLFAPGIKYTEASIGRVITSSLVRGSGAGRLLMEKSIAAVEEAYGKGPIKIGAQQYLHRFYTSLGFEQTSDTYMEDGIPHIEMVRP
- a CDS encoding ATP-binding cassette domain-containing protein; protein product: MEETKHPFLSLEHITVRYLDKTLFNTLNWEIQQHEQWAITGPSGSGKTALLNTILGKFNVINGGIHHHFYEDWRKENTVTDPYFNYRNLIALVGHHHTFRNLSNTTTDFYYQQRFNSMDADNSPTVTEYLGLTEVPDLVKPLKIAPLMEKRLIKLSNGETRRVMIARALLQKPQLLMLDNPYIGLDVQTRKDFSEMINEIIRNGTTVLLATTPTEIPEHITHVLTLENGAITGKYTRSEFVQLPLPEVPDLPLPAMEAQKIADILQRHQPPRFETIVRMEDVRVKYGENVILDQINWTIKPNEKWALLGHNGAGKSTLLSLINGDNPQAYANKLWLFDRRRGSGESIWDIKKKTGFVSPELHQYFTSRDNCLRVVCSGFSDIIGNTRQPTPEQADIAKAWMEILEIEEHQQSPFKQVPESAQRLCLLARALVKNPPLLIFDEPCQGLDQQQKQHFKKVIEMLCDHMPVTLIYVTHYEEELPDCVDKFMRLANGKMI